One genomic window of Halorubrum hochsteinianum includes the following:
- a CDS encoding MnhB domain-containing protein, with product MSGSDADDGFDRDRPPRTGGRLDSDRRQGTPYTESQVIMPTVKIVAPFAFTYGLFVTFHGGSSPGGGFQGGAIVAAVVFMIAFAFGIEATRQWLANTVVVGLAVGGALVFAGIGLVPVALGGAFLQYERLPIPDPVKYGMEGVEILGIGTIVAGVLMGLFFVLANGFSDAGGFADADAFADETGGPGTDDPGDGPTAGPTDGAGSADEAGSADAGAQGPAATDGGER from the coding sequence ATGAGCGGTTCCGACGCCGACGACGGGTTCGACCGCGACCGGCCGCCGCGAACCGGCGGTCGCCTCGACTCGGACCGCCGGCAGGGCACGCCGTACACGGAGAGCCAGGTCATCATGCCGACGGTGAAGATCGTCGCGCCGTTCGCGTTCACCTACGGGCTGTTCGTCACCTTCCACGGCGGTAGCTCGCCGGGCGGCGGGTTCCAGGGCGGCGCGATCGTCGCCGCGGTCGTGTTCATGATCGCGTTCGCGTTCGGCATCGAGGCCACCCGCCAGTGGCTCGCGAACACGGTGGTCGTCGGACTGGCGGTCGGCGGCGCGCTCGTGTTCGCCGGGATCGGACTGGTCCCGGTGGCGCTCGGCGGCGCGTTCCTCCAGTACGAACGGCTCCCGATCCCCGACCCGGTCAAGTACGGGATGGAGGGCGTCGAGATCCTCGGGATCGGGACCATCGTCGCCGGCGTCCTCATGGGGCTGTTCTTCGTCCTCGCGAACGGCTTCAGCGACGCCGGGGGATTCGCCGACGCCGACGCGTTCGCCGACGAGACCGGCGGCCCCGGCACCGACGACCCGGGCGACGGCCCGACCGCCGGCCCGACCGACGGGGCCGGATCGGCTGACGAGGCCGGCTCTGCCGACGCCGGCGCGCAGGGACCGGCCGCGACCGACGGGGGTGAGCGGTGA
- a CDS encoding cation:proton antiporter subunit C, with translation MIALAAAGGAVEILATRHAYVAFALLLCIGLYMMIANPNLVKKIIGLNLFQTAIFLLFIASAYVDGGAIPIVPTGGPDGGLYVSPLPHVLVLTAIVVGVSLTAVALALCIRIYDEYGTLRTDTLRELLRDEGSIPSAGSGDAGSETPSASAAALGPGETGDATGGDGDD, from the coding sequence ATGATCGCGCTCGCCGCGGCCGGCGGTGCCGTCGAGATACTCGCGACGAGACACGCGTACGTCGCGTTCGCGCTGCTGCTCTGTATCGGACTCTACATGATGATTGCCAACCCCAACCTCGTGAAGAAGATCATCGGACTCAACCTGTTCCAGACGGCGATCTTCCTGCTGTTCATCGCCTCGGCGTACGTTGACGGCGGGGCGATCCCGATCGTTCCGACCGGCGGCCCCGACGGCGGCCTGTACGTCAGCCCGCTCCCGCACGTCCTCGTGCTCACCGCCATCGTCGTGGGCGTGAGCCTCACGGCGGTCGCGCTCGCGCTGTGTATCCGGATATACGACGAGTACGGCACGCTACGGACCGACACCCTCCGGGAGCTGCTCCGCGACGAGGGATCGATCCCCTCGGCGGGGTCGGGCGACGCCGGCTCCGAGACGCCGAGCGCGTCGGCGGCGGCGCTCGGCCCCGGCGAGACGGGCGACGCGACCGGGGGTGACGGCGATGACTGA
- a CDS encoding proton-conducting transporter membrane subunit produces MTDVLLPLAVVAPIVAATLPLALGLRYDRIGWPVAAVGATVTAGIAAAIAAETVINGPFSHALGGFLPPIGIELVADRLSVAVLLLVAAVSVATLAFARVAGPHENPFYSAYLLLVGGLVGMVLTGDLFNLFVFLEITGLTTYALIASDRSGASAYASLKYLVVGTVGASLYLLGVGYVFLATGTLNMLDVQAQIVAQAGYGDPLVRAGYAFIATGLALKIALFPVHSWQPDAYQRAPDSVTTVVAALVSTASAYALIRVTYTVFTVDFFAANEGIATALLVVSTVSIVAGSALAAMQSNLKRMFAYSSVAQFGMIGAAVALANETALLGGIVHLIGHGLVKFGLFLGIGLLALGYGTRRIENLASAARAAPYTSGALAVLGLVLVGIPPSIGFLGKWYIGVGAVDAGLAGGGAVGIAVAAAIFVSTLFTLSYVARMIERFYFAGAGLPGDHGDADDADGHGDAAATDGGESPARTASGLPAPVAGAPRSSLVPDRVPTASLVALVLAAFAAVALGFGGFALAEWFDPFLTEAFA; encoded by the coding sequence ATGACTGACGTGCTCCTGCCGCTCGCGGTCGTCGCCCCCATCGTCGCGGCGACGCTGCCGCTGGCGCTCGGACTGCGGTACGACCGGATCGGGTGGCCGGTCGCGGCGGTCGGAGCGACGGTCACGGCCGGTATCGCAGCCGCGATCGCCGCGGAGACGGTGATAAACGGCCCGTTCAGCCACGCGCTGGGGGGCTTCCTCCCCCCGATCGGGATCGAACTCGTCGCAGACCGGCTGTCGGTGGCGGTGCTGCTGCTCGTGGCCGCGGTGTCGGTCGCGACGCTCGCGTTCGCGCGAGTCGCCGGCCCGCACGAGAACCCGTTCTACAGCGCGTACCTCCTGCTGGTCGGCGGGCTGGTCGGCATGGTCCTCACCGGCGACCTGTTCAACCTGTTCGTCTTCCTGGAGATCACCGGGCTGACGACGTACGCGCTCATCGCCTCGGACCGCTCCGGCGCGAGCGCGTACGCCTCACTGAAGTACCTCGTCGTCGGGACCGTCGGCGCGTCGCTGTACCTGCTCGGCGTCGGCTACGTCTTCCTCGCGACGGGGACGCTGAACATGCTCGACGTTCAGGCGCAGATCGTCGCGCAGGCCGGCTACGGCGACCCGCTGGTCCGCGCGGGCTACGCGTTCATCGCGACCGGACTCGCGCTGAAGATCGCTCTGTTCCCCGTCCACTCCTGGCAGCCGGACGCCTACCAGCGCGCGCCCGACTCGGTCACGACGGTCGTCGCGGCGCTGGTCTCGACGGCGAGCGCATACGCGCTGATCCGCGTGACCTACACCGTGTTCACGGTCGACTTCTTCGCGGCCAACGAGGGGATCGCGACGGCGCTGCTCGTCGTCTCGACCGTCTCGATCGTCGCCGGCTCCGCGCTCGCCGCGATGCAGTCGAACCTCAAACGGATGTTCGCGTACTCCTCGGTCGCGCAGTTCGGCATGATCGGCGCGGCGGTCGCGCTCGCGAACGAGACGGCGCTGCTCGGCGGGATCGTCCACCTGATCGGCCACGGGCTGGTGAAGTTCGGCCTCTTTTTGGGGATCGGGCTGCTCGCGCTCGGCTACGGGACCCGGCGGATCGAGAACCTCGCGAGCGCTGCGCGCGCGGCCCCGTACACGTCGGGCGCGCTCGCGGTCCTCGGGCTCGTCCTCGTCGGGATCCCGCCCTCGATCGGCTTCCTCGGCAAGTGGTACATCGGCGTCGGGGCGGTCGACGCCGGCCTCGCCGGCGGCGGCGCGGTCGGGATCGCGGTCGCGGCGGCGATATTCGTCAGCACGCTGTTCACGCTGTCGTACGTCGCGCGGATGATAGAGCGGTTCTACTTCGCCGGTGCCGGGCTCCCCGGCGACCACGGCGACGCGGACGACGCCGACGGCCACGGGGACGCGGCCGCGACCGACGGCGGGGAGTCGCCCGCCCGGACCGCGAGCGGCCTCCCCGCGCCCGTCGCCGGCGCGCCGCGCTCGTCGCTCGTCCCCGACCGGGTGCCGACGGCGTCGCTGGTCGCGCTCGTCCTCGCGGCGTTCGCGGCGGTCGCGCTCGGCTTCGGCGGCTTCGCGCTCGCTGAGTGGTTCGACCCCTTCCTCACGGAGGCCTTCGCATGA
- a CDS encoding cation:proton antiporter: protein MTDVVLQDPRPLLAVLVSFVAAILIVASYRSPNVREGWTLVASLAKFGIVASMLPAVLDGAVFEYSHGAFLPGIGTPIEFVLRADALGMLFAFLASGLWIVTSFYSIGYMRGLDEPNQTRYFAAFAVSLSTTMGIAFAGNLVTIFVFYELLSIATYPLVAHDETAEARSAGRKYLAYTMFGGGVLVLAGTALVYLLAGSVAFTPGGIAELANADPGLAMLAFLLLAVGFGVKAGIMPLHQWLPEAMVAPTPVSGLLHAVAVVKSGAFGVSRVVLDVFGPELVFDLSLPFGFTAGLVLSTIGAVTLTAASLIALRKDHLKRRLAYSTISQLSYIILGLGLFGWYGLVGALLHIPAHAFMKLTLFFCAGNIHAETHTDYISQMAGIGKRMPLTMGAFTVASLGMAGIPLLAGFVSKYYMLIGGVRMGAQLTPVAYYLVGALLLSGVLNIAYFWPVIYTAFFEAEDAHDAKPLVDFPLGGESRSIVAATDGRGAPDDVATDGRGAPDDAATDGGRAGDEDDESAGDADDLDDVIDDADAGDGGDSSPDAADGVDESEVPDADLDDLPTDEDGVVRPDFDTSERDFSEPAERVDTGDYAVDQKPSDADVPFGPGRADAPDEPSDDIAGADRAADETAADETAADRGDADAHVDDAHGDDAHDDHHHGGPPAGGWEHIASLDALRGRESTWFTLGPILTVMSLAVLLGVVPHDMGFLELIELIVDTRLPEEVMRP, encoded by the coding sequence ATGACTGACGTCGTACTACAGGACCCACGACCCCTACTGGCGGTTCTCGTCTCGTTCGTCGCGGCGATCCTCATCGTCGCGTCGTACCGCTCTCCGAACGTCCGCGAGGGGTGGACGCTCGTCGCGTCGCTCGCGAAGTTCGGGATCGTCGCGTCGATGCTCCCGGCGGTCCTCGACGGGGCCGTCTTCGAGTACTCGCACGGGGCGTTCCTGCCCGGGATCGGGACGCCGATCGAGTTCGTCCTGCGGGCGGACGCGCTCGGGATGCTGTTCGCGTTCCTCGCGAGCGGGCTGTGGATCGTCACCTCCTTCTACAGCATCGGCTACATGCGCGGGCTGGACGAGCCGAACCAGACCCGCTACTTCGCCGCGTTCGCGGTGTCGCTGTCGACGACGATGGGGATCGCGTTCGCGGGCAACCTCGTGACGATCTTCGTCTTCTACGAGCTGCTGTCGATCGCGACGTACCCGCTCGTCGCGCACGACGAGACGGCGGAGGCGCGCTCCGCGGGCCGCAAGTACCTCGCGTACACGATGTTCGGCGGCGGCGTCCTCGTCTTGGCGGGGACCGCCCTCGTCTACCTGCTCGCGGGATCGGTCGCGTTCACGCCCGGCGGCATCGCCGAACTCGCGAACGCCGACCCCGGGCTGGCGATGCTCGCGTTCCTCCTGCTCGCCGTCGGCTTCGGCGTCAAGGCGGGGATCATGCCGCTCCACCAGTGGCTCCCGGAGGCGATGGTCGCGCCGACGCCGGTCTCCGGCCTGCTCCACGCGGTCGCGGTCGTCAAGTCCGGCGCGTTCGGCGTCTCGCGGGTCGTCCTCGACGTGTTCGGCCCGGAGCTCGTCTTCGACCTCTCGCTGCCGTTCGGCTTCACCGCCGGGCTCGTGCTCTCGACGATCGGGGCGGTCACGCTCACCGCGGCCTCCCTCATCGCCCTGCGGAAGGACCACCTGAAGCGACGGCTGGCCTACTCGACGATCAGCCAGCTGAGCTACATCATCCTCGGGCTCGGCCTGTTCGGCTGGTACGGGCTGGTCGGGGCGCTCTTACACATCCCGGCGCACGCGTTCATGAAGCTCACCCTGTTCTTCTGTGCGGGCAACATCCACGCCGAGACCCACACCGACTACATCTCGCAGATGGCGGGGATCGGCAAGCGGATGCCGCTCACAATGGGGGCGTTCACCGTCGCCTCGCTGGGGATGGCGGGGATCCCGCTGCTCGCCGGCTTCGTCAGCAAGTACTACATGCTGATCGGCGGGGTTCGGATGGGCGCACAGCTCACCCCGGTCGCGTACTACCTCGTCGGCGCGCTGCTACTCTCCGGCGTGCTCAACATCGCGTACTTCTGGCCGGTGATCTACACCGCGTTCTTCGAGGCCGAGGACGCCCACGACGCGAAGCCGCTCGTCGACTTCCCGCTCGGCGGCGAGTCGCGGTCGATCGTCGCGGCGACGGACGGTCGCGGCGCACCCGACGACGTCGCGACGGACGGTCGCGGCGCACCCGACGACGCCGCGACCGACGGCGGCCGGGCGGGTGACGAGGACGACGAGAGCGCCGGCGACGCCGACGACCTCGACGACGTCATCGACGACGCGGACGCGGGCGACGGGGGCGACTCCTCGCCCGACGCCGCGGACGGAGTCGACGAGTCCGAGGTCCCGGACGCCGACCTCGACGACCTGCCGACCGACGAGGACGGTGTCGTCCGGCCGGACTTCGACACGAGCGAGCGCGACTTCTCGGAGCCGGCCGAACGGGTCGACACGGGCGACTACGCCGTCGACCAGAAGCCCTCCGACGCCGACGTGCCGTTCGGTCCCGGGCGCGCCGACGCGCCCGACGAGCCCTCGGACGACATCGCCGGAGCCGACCGCGCGGCCGACGAGACTGCCGCCGACGAGACCGCCGCCGACCGCGGCGACGCTGACGCTCACGTCGACGACGCGCACGGCGACGATGCCCACGACGACCATCACCACGGCGGGCCGCCGGCGGGCGGGTGGGAGCACATCGCCAGTCTCGACGCCCTCCGCGGGCGCGAGTCGACGTGGTTCACGCTCGGCCCGATCCTCACCGTGATGAGCCTCGCGGTGCTGCTCGGCGTGGTCCCCCACGACATGGGCTTCCTGGAGCTGATCGAGCTCATCGTCGACACGCGGCTCCCCGAGGAGGTGATGCGGCCATGA
- a CDS encoding Na(+)/H(+) antiporter subunit D: MSASAGLLASIPPYVLIAFAALAVLALPLRSGHAVAALATAFTFAQAVLLGDGGTGAHLATQFLGFDVVFFNVDQFSLLMGVVVGFLATAAVLYAYGSEAPTWMTAFALLYVATTLGTIYAGDWLTLVFFWELTAVTSTLLVWQHGGAAVRAGYRYALFHGTGGTVLLAAVVVHGASMLGSVPAGEIFLFSSTTGIHASATVLAAVGIGVNCGFIFLHSWLPDTYPRPHVAASVFLSVFTTKTAAYVMYRAFPEGGMWLAYLGGFMAVYGAFFALLQYDPRRLLSYHIQAQLGYMLAGFGLATYVGEFAVVGGFAHLFNNVLYKSLLFMAVGVVIYRTGVEDIRDMGGLWRVMPVTFLVYLVGAASITAVPGFNGFISKGMVIDSAHEVHNFELLFGEGLLWWLLILGGVGTFMSFIKLGYYVFFHGSATLSPDDATPFQTGGMVLAAGACVFFGVFYTQLIELMPFTDLILSKEVYFKPYSQSHLTESAALLVAGFVGFFSLKRPLGWLAHRMPDVDAVLFPAAFYLGRGSVWGVTELWAAVDRATMAVAGAAMRTASDPREVLSRAGVDVEIRAGIGRSVLFLTLAAGIALFAFLLA, from the coding sequence ATGAGCGCGTCGGCCGGCCTCCTCGCCTCGATTCCGCCCTACGTCCTGATCGCGTTCGCGGCGCTCGCGGTGCTGGCGCTGCCGCTGCGGTCGGGGCACGCGGTCGCCGCGCTGGCGACGGCGTTCACCTTCGCGCAGGCGGTGCTGCTCGGCGACGGCGGGACGGGCGCGCACCTCGCGACGCAGTTCCTCGGGTTCGACGTGGTGTTCTTCAACGTCGACCAGTTCTCCCTGCTGATGGGCGTCGTCGTCGGGTTCCTCGCGACGGCCGCGGTGCTGTACGCCTACGGCAGCGAGGCCCCGACGTGGATGACCGCGTTCGCATTGCTGTACGTCGCCACGACGCTGGGGACCATCTACGCCGGCGACTGGCTCACCCTGGTCTTCTTCTGGGAGCTGACGGCCGTCACCTCGACGCTGCTCGTCTGGCAGCACGGCGGGGCGGCGGTGCGGGCCGGCTACCGGTACGCGCTGTTCCACGGCACCGGCGGGACGGTCCTGCTCGCGGCGGTCGTCGTCCATGGCGCGTCGATGCTCGGTAGTGTGCCCGCGGGCGAGATATTCCTGTTCTCGTCGACGACCGGGATCCACGCGTCCGCGACGGTCCTCGCGGCGGTCGGCATCGGGGTCAACTGCGGATTCATCTTCCTCCACAGCTGGCTGCCGGACACCTACCCGCGCCCGCACGTCGCGGCGTCGGTGTTCCTCTCCGTGTTCACGACGAAGACCGCCGCCTACGTGATGTACCGCGCGTTCCCGGAGGGGGGCATGTGGCTCGCGTACCTCGGCGGGTTCATGGCCGTCTACGGCGCGTTCTTCGCGCTGCTCCAGTACGACCCGCGGCGGCTGCTGTCGTACCACATTCAGGCCCAGCTCGGCTACATGCTCGCCGGGTTCGGGCTGGCGACGTACGTGGGCGAGTTCGCCGTGGTCGGCGGGTTCGCGCACCTGTTCAACAACGTCCTCTACAAGAGCCTGCTGTTCATGGCCGTCGGGGTCGTGATCTACCGGACCGGCGTCGAGGACATCCGCGACATGGGCGGGCTCTGGCGGGTGATGCCCGTCACGTTCCTCGTGTACCTCGTCGGCGCGGCCTCCATTACCGCGGTGCCCGGGTTCAACGGGTTCATCTCGAAGGGGATGGTGATCGACTCCGCCCACGAGGTCCACAACTTCGAACTGCTGTTCGGCGAGGGGCTGCTCTGGTGGCTGCTCATCCTCGGCGGCGTGGGCACGTTCATGTCGTTCATCAAGCTCGGCTACTACGTGTTCTTCCACGGGTCCGCGACGCTGTCACCGGACGACGCCACCCCGTTCCAGACCGGCGGGATGGTGCTGGCGGCGGGGGCGTGCGTCTTCTTCGGCGTGTTCTACACCCAGCTCATCGAGCTGATGCCGTTCACCGACCTGATCCTCAGCAAGGAAGTCTACTTCAAGCCGTACAGCCAGAGCCACCTGACCGAGAGCGCCGCGCTGCTCGTCGCCGGCTTCGTCGGCTTCTTCTCGCTGAAGCGGCCGCTCGGCTGGCTCGCCCACCGGATGCCCGACGTCGACGCCGTCCTCTTCCCGGCGGCGTTCTACCTCGGCCGCGGCTCGGTGTGGGGCGTCACGGAGCTGTGGGCCGCCGTCGACCGTGCGACGATGGCGGTCGCCGGCGCGGCCATGCGGACCGCCTCCGACCCGCGTGAGGTGCTCTCCCGAGCCGGCGTCGACGTCGAGATTCGGGCCGGGATCGGCCGGAGCGTCCTGTTCCTCACGCTGGCGGCCGGGATCGCGCTGTTCGCGTTCCTGCTGGCCTGA
- a CDS encoding helix-turn-helix transcriptional regulator — protein sequence MESDLSADERAGLELIRETGGIHQSDFWKELDVSSRKGSRIAESLEEAGVIRREDTVYEGHNTYYLEPAPRDLDFSLLMAGDMLSPFIGEEEVDAQADAFSQWMMNLAYEEH from the coding sequence ATCGAGTCCGACCTGTCGGCGGACGAGCGCGCCGGCCTCGAACTCATCCGCGAGACCGGCGGGATCCACCAAAGCGACTTCTGGAAGGAGTTGGACGTCTCCTCGCGGAAGGGGAGCCGCATCGCGGAGAGCTTAGAGGAGGCCGGCGTCATCCGGCGCGAGGACACAGTCTACGAGGGGCACAACACCTACTACCTGGAGCCGGCCCCGCGCGATCTCGACTTCTCGCTTCTGATGGCCGGAGACATGCTCTCGCCGTTCATCGGCGAGGAGGAGGTCGACGCGCAGGCCGACGCCTTCTCCCAGTGGATGATGAACCTCGCGTACGAGGAGCACTGA
- a CDS encoding NRDE family protein: MCTLTLAWRTFGDAPVALAATRDEALDRPSEPPALRGENARYLAPRDAEAGGTWIGVAEGGLVVAVTNRWLDADGEGDRSRGLLVRDCLTADSAEEAVRTVEDDLNERAYDGFNLVLADDRAAFLLTYDGRLVVTRLDPGVHVVGNVGGVVNGAERFAIPERRREFGEERADSARRVAAALVPEPGESGASWLDRASEILADHEYDACLHGDDFGTRSFTSVRTGDDSEVAYADGPPCETPTEPVSLPADFALAGE, from the coding sequence GTGTGTACCCTGACCCTCGCGTGGCGGACGTTCGGTGACGCGCCCGTCGCGCTCGCGGCGACCCGCGACGAGGCGCTCGACCGCCCGAGCGAACCGCCCGCCCTCCGGGGCGAGAACGCCCGGTACCTGGCACCGCGCGACGCCGAGGCCGGCGGTACGTGGATCGGCGTCGCCGAGGGCGGACTCGTCGTCGCCGTCACGAACCGGTGGCTCGATGCCGACGGCGAGGGCGACCGCTCCCGCGGGCTGCTCGTCCGCGACTGCCTGACGGCCGACTCCGCCGAGGAGGCGGTGCGAACGGTCGAGGACGACCTCAACGAGCGCGCGTACGACGGGTTCAACCTCGTCCTCGCGGACGACCGGGCGGCGTTCCTGCTGACGTACGACGGCCGCCTCGTCGTCACCCGGCTCGATCCCGGCGTCCACGTCGTGGGCAACGTCGGCGGCGTGGTGAACGGCGCGGAGCGGTTCGCGATTCCCGAGCGGCGGCGGGAGTTCGGCGAGGAGCGCGCCGACAGCGCCAGACGGGTCGCGGCCGCCCTCGTCCCCGAGCCCGGCGAGTCCGGGGCGTCGTGGCTCGACCGCGCGAGCGAGATCCTCGCGGACCACGAGTACGACGCCTGCCTCCACGGCGACGACTTCGGCACGCGGTCGTTCACCAGCGTCCGAACGGGCGACGATTCCGAGGTCGCGTACGCCGACGGCCCGCCCTGCGAGACGCCGACCGAGCCGGTGTCGCTGCCGGCCGACTTCGCGCTCGCCGGCGAGTGA
- a CDS encoding glucose 1-dehydrogenase: MNAIAVYEGADEPVVTEKPRPAPAPGEALVRTLRVGVDGTDHEVIAGGHGGTPAGEDHLVLGHEAVGVIEDPNDTPFEVGDVVVPTVRRPPNGANEYFARGEPDMAPDGEYHERGIVGAHGFMAEYFTSPAEFLVEIPPELAEWGFLVEPISIAEKALEHAYASRSAFHWDPESALVLGNGSLGLLTVAALDESFDRRYCLGRRERPDPTIDIIESLGATYVNSNETPIPEVPDSHEPMDLVFEATGYAPHAFETIEALAPNGVGALLGVPGDWEFEIDGGRLHREFVLHNKALVGSVNSGYGHFESAIESLSGFSESFLNDLVTGVHGLDDFEAAFADDDTTIKTAVEFGSYEER, from the coding sequence ATGAACGCGATTGCCGTCTACGAGGGAGCCGACGAACCGGTCGTGACCGAGAAGCCGCGACCGGCCCCCGCGCCCGGCGAGGCGCTGGTTCGGACCCTCCGAGTCGGCGTCGACGGGACCGACCACGAGGTCATCGCCGGCGGACACGGGGGCACCCCCGCGGGCGAGGACCACCTCGTCTTGGGCCACGAGGCCGTCGGCGTGATCGAGGACCCGAACGACACGCCGTTTGAGGTCGGCGACGTCGTCGTCCCGACGGTGCGGCGGCCGCCCAACGGTGCCAACGAGTACTTCGCGCGCGGCGAGCCGGACATGGCCCCCGACGGCGAGTACCACGAGCGCGGCATCGTCGGCGCGCACGGCTTCATGGCGGAGTACTTCACCAGCCCGGCCGAGTTCCTCGTCGAGATCCCGCCGGAACTCGCGGAGTGGGGCTTCCTCGTCGAGCCGATATCGATCGCCGAGAAGGCACTCGAACACGCCTACGCCTCCCGGTCGGCGTTCCACTGGGACCCCGAGTCGGCGCTCGTCCTCGGGAACGGGTCGCTCGGGCTGTTGACGGTCGCGGCCCTCGACGAGTCGTTCGACCGGAGATACTGCCTCGGGCGGCGCGAGCGCCCCGACCCGACGATCGACATCATCGAGTCGCTCGGGGCGACGTACGTGAACTCCAACGAGACGCCGATCCCCGAGGTGCCCGACTCGCACGAACCGATGGACCTCGTCTTCGAAGCGACCGGCTACGCGCCCCACGCCTTCGAGACGATCGAGGCGCTCGCGCCGAACGGCGTCGGCGCGCTCCTCGGCGTCCCGGGCGACTGGGAGTTCGAGATCGACGGCGGCCGGCTCCACCGCGAGTTCGTCCTCCACAACAAGGCGCTCGTCGGCAGCGTCAACTCGGGCTACGGGCACTTCGAGTCGGCGATCGAGTCGCTCTCGGGGTTCTCGGAGTCGTTCTTGAACGATCTGGTCACGGGCGTCCACGGGCTCGACGACTTCGAGGCCGCGTTCGCGGATGACGACACGACTATTAAAACGGCGGTCGAATTCGGGTCATATGAAGAACGTTGA
- the gfcR gene encoding transcriptional regulator GfcR, with the protein MKNVDDLIDSAAELAEHGLSKGEIADELNVSRETASWLVERGGGADAAESVGETTASADIHVDWSALGRDSTRLGYAASAMADLLAKQGEAVDLTVGIEKAGAPLATAVADRLDTDLGTYAPAKHQWDEGDIDEQGGGFSRNFAAIRDRDCYVVDDIITSGTTMRESIDAIREQGGEPVACVVLVDKRGYDEIDGVPVYSLVDVVRVDREE; encoded by the coding sequence ATGAAGAACGTTGACGACCTGATAGACAGCGCCGCCGAGCTGGCGGAACACGGTCTCTCGAAGGGCGAAATCGCGGACGAACTGAACGTCTCCCGGGAGACGGCCAGCTGGCTGGTCGAGCGCGGCGGCGGGGCCGACGCCGCCGAGTCGGTGGGCGAGACGACCGCGTCCGCCGACATCCACGTCGACTGGTCGGCGCTCGGTCGCGACTCCACGCGGCTCGGCTACGCGGCGAGCGCGATGGCCGACCTCCTGGCAAAGCAGGGGGAGGCGGTCGACCTCACCGTCGGGATCGAGAAGGCCGGCGCGCCGCTCGCGACCGCGGTCGCGGACCGGCTCGACACCGACCTCGGCACGTACGCGCCCGCGAAACACCAGTGGGACGAGGGCGACATCGACGAGCAGGGGGGCGGCTTCTCGCGGAACTTCGCGGCCATCCGCGACCGCGACTGCTACGTCGTCGACGACATCATCACGTCGGGGACGACGATGCGGGAGTCGATCGACGCGATCCGCGAGCAGGGAGGCGAACCCGTCGCCTGCGTCGTGCTGGTCGACAAGAGGGGGTACGACGAGATCGACGGCGTGCCCGTCTACTCGCTCGTCGACGTGGTCCGCGTCGACCGCGAAGAGTAA
- a CDS encoding glutaredoxin family protein produces the protein MTFSPETDADPEEIDERVETVIADNDVVLFMKGNRLMPQCGYSKRAVELIGQHVEEFETVDVLPALPQYREALESHSGWETIPQTFVDGEFVGGSDVLAELDERGELAAELGAD, from the coding sequence ATGACGTTCAGTCCCGAAACAGACGCCGACCCCGAGGAGATCGACGAGCGCGTCGAGACGGTCATCGCCGACAACGACGTGGTGCTGTTCATGAAGGGGAACCGCCTGATGCCCCAGTGCGGCTACTCGAAACGCGCCGTCGAACTGATCGGCCAGCACGTCGAGGAGTTCGAGACGGTCGACGTGCTGCCCGCGCTGCCGCAGTACCGCGAGGCGCTGGAGTCGCACAGCGGCTGGGAGACGATCCCGCAGACGTTCGTCGACGGCGAGTTCGTCGGGGGGAGCGACGTGCTCGCGGAACTCGACGAGCGCGGCGAGCTCGCCGCCGAGCTGGGTGCCGACTGA
- a CDS encoding DUF7110 family protein produces the protein MTGRVFRLHSTLELPLEDVETYFDEDPDLPPEIDDIDITRRNNTLIIKALSDDESISKYTPTAQLKASVTETRVWEEEPPRAGGPQWMDDEEEEIPSELVEFACFKGDRETVLQNSALQYPMFLVLREIATLSEKGTLTAITEEDDELEATRIVEGERRPASIEVVESPQGSGEGDGGVNWRDNEFISD, from the coding sequence ATGACAGGCCGCGTGTTCCGACTTCATTCGACGCTCGAACTGCCACTCGAAGACGTAGAGACGTACTTCGACGAAGATCCCGACCTGCCGCCGGAGATCGACGACATCGACATCACGCGTCGAAACAACACACTCATCATCAAGGCCCTGTCCGACGACGAGTCGATCAGCAAGTACACCCCGACCGCACAGCTGAAGGCGTCCGTCACGGAGACGCGCGTGTGGGAGGAGGAGCCGCCCCGCGCCGGCGGCCCGCAGTGGATGGACGACGAGGAGGAGGAGATCCCCTCCGAGCTGGTCGAGTTCGCCTGCTTCAAGGGCGACCGCGAGACCGTCCTCCAGAACTCCGCGCTCCAGTACCCGATGTTCCTCGTGCTCCGCGAGATCGCGACCCTCTCCGAGAAGGGCACGCTGACGGCGATCACCGAGGAGGACGACGAGCTCGAAGCGACCCGGATCGTCGAGGGCGAGCGGCGTCCCGCGAGCATCGAGGTCGTCGAGAGCCCGCAGGGCTCGGGCGAGGGCGACGGCGGCGTCAACTGGCGCGACAACGAGTTCATCTCGGACTGA